A stretch of Chloracidobacterium sp. DNA encodes these proteins:
- the queF gene encoding preQ(1) synthase produces MAKLDSTEMRSKRFMGAYTDEHAKKGLDAPLPAIECWANQFPNYRITIRIPEFTSVCPLTEQPDFGTVTITYVPRDRCLELKSLKLYIQAYRQLGIFYENAINRILRDVVAACDPIECTVTGDFRPRGGISSLIEVTYKATPTSQTQGGPNQ; encoded by the coding sequence ATGGCCAAACTCGATTCCACTGAAATGAGGTCCAAACGCTTTATGGGCGCTTATACCGATGAACACGCCAAGAAGGGACTCGACGCCCCCTTGCCGGCCATCGAGTGCTGGGCCAATCAGTTTCCGAACTACCGAATTACGATTCGCATCCCAGAGTTTACGTCCGTGTGTCCGCTTACGGAGCAGCCGGATTTTGGGACGGTGACGATTACGTACGTTCCCCGCGACCGCTGTCTGGAGCTGAAGTCACTGAAGCTTTACATCCAAGCCTACCGGCAGCTTGGGATTTTTTACGAAAACGCGATTAATCGCATTCTGCGCGATGTGGTGGCCGCCTGCGACCCCATAGAGTGCACCGTCACCGGCGATTTCAGGCCGCGCGGCGGCATCAGCTCGTTGATCGAAGTGACCTACAAGGCGACGCCAACTTCTCAGACCCAAGGAGGACCTAACCAATGA
- a CDS encoding class II aldolase/adducin family protein, with product MTAPAPQSVRERVSPEEWQARVDLAAMYRLTALFGWDDLVFTHISMRVPGEDHHFLINPYGLLFEEVTASNLVKIDLDGRIVMETPYRINPAGFTIHGAIHAAREDAKCVFHTHTPHGIAVAAQADGLLPISQQSLFALATIGYHDYEGVALNEDEKPRLVADLGDKQILILRNHGLLTVGRTAAEAFLLMYIVESACRIQILAQSGSKSLVTIPAPILHGIRAQAAQVTHGLGADLVWPGLLRKLDRLDDSYRT from the coding sequence ATGACCGCCCCCGCCCCACAAAGCGTTCGGGAACGTGTCTCACCGGAAGAATGGCAGGCGCGGGTTGACTTGGCGGCGATGTACCGCCTGACCGCGCTCTTCGGCTGGGACGACCTCGTGTTTACGCACATTTCCATGCGCGTACCGGGCGAAGACCATCACTTCCTCATCAACCCCTACGGCCTGTTGTTTGAGGAGGTGACGGCTTCCAACTTAGTCAAGATTGATCTAGACGGGCGCATCGTGATGGAGACGCCTTACCGCATCAATCCGGCCGGTTTTACAATTCACGGCGCCATTCACGCGGCGCGTGAAGACGCCAAGTGCGTTTTTCACACCCATACGCCGCACGGGATCGCCGTCGCTGCTCAAGCCGACGGCCTGCTGCCTATTTCCCAGCAGTCGTTGTTCGCCCTTGCCACGATTGGGTATCACGACTACGAGGGCGTGGCGCTCAACGAAGACGAAAAGCCGCGTCTCGTCGCCGACCTGGGTGACAAGCAAATTCTCATCCTGCGCAATCACGGTCTGCTGACGGTCGGCCGGACGGCTGCTGAAGCCTTCCTGCTGATGTACATTGTGGAGAGCGCTTGCCGCATCCAGATTCTTGCGCAGTCCGGCAGCAAGTCGCTGGTGACAATCCCCGCACCAATTCTGCACGGCATTCGCGCACAGGCGGCGCAGGTGACCCATGGCTTGGGCGCGGATTTGGTCTGGCCAGGCTTGCTGCGCAAGCTTGATCGGTTGGACGACTCATACCGCACATGA
- a CDS encoding 3-hydroxybutyryl-CoA dehydrogenase, with the protein MTEFRKIGVVGCGTMGAGITQTILQAGYEVVVVEADDDRLQRGFTTIVSALSKLVEKGVIADADKDAAQQRLRGTTELSALANCDLVIEAVVEDLNTKQALFRRLDELCRPETIFASNTSSLSITHMASVVSPARQARFVGLHFFNPVPRMALVEVVRSFLTDAAVVEQVTAFARAIGKTPVQATDKTGFIVNRLLVPYSLDAIRALEEGVGSITDIDQAMKLGAGHPMGPLMLNDLVGLDVLLSVANAMYEAFRERRFAPPPLLTRMVAAGWLGRKTGRGFYDYSDPKQPKPMALV; encoded by the coding sequence ATGACGGAGTTTCGCAAAATCGGCGTCGTCGGCTGCGGCACGATGGGCGCCGGCATTACACAAACGATTCTGCAAGCCGGTTACGAAGTGGTTGTAGTCGAGGCGGACGATGACCGCCTACAACGCGGCTTCACGACCATCGTTTCGGCGTTGTCGAAGTTGGTTGAAAAAGGCGTCATCGCCGACGCCGACAAAGACGCGGCGCAGCAACGGCTGCGTGGAACGACGGAGCTTTCGGCGCTGGCGAACTGCGATTTGGTTATTGAGGCCGTCGTCGAAGACCTCAACACCAAACAGGCGCTTTTCCGCCGTCTAGACGAGTTGTGTCGCCCGGAGACAATTTTCGCCAGCAACACGTCGTCGCTTTCGATTACGCACATGGCCAGCGTCGTCTCACCTGCGCGGCAGGCCCGCTTCGTCGGGCTGCATTTTTTCAATCCCGTCCCTCGGATGGCGCTTGTGGAGGTCGTCCGGTCGTTTCTGACGGACGCCGCCGTCGTCGAGCAGGTCACGGCCTTTGCGCGGGCTATCGGCAAGACGCCGGTGCAGGCGACCGACAAGACCGGCTTTATTGTCAATCGTCTGCTGGTGCCCTACTCGCTTGACGCCATTCGAGCGCTGGAAGAGGGCGTCGGCTCCATTACCGACATTGATCAGGCAATGAAGTTGGGTGCCGGACATCCAATGGGACCACTCATGCTCAACGATTTGGTGGGGCTGGATGTCCTGCTCAGCGTCGCCAACGCCATGTACGAAGCGTTTCGGGAACGGCGCTTTGCGCCGCCGCCGTTGCTGACGCGCATGGTGGCGGCCGGCTGGCTGGGACGCAAAACCGGACGTGGTTTTTACGACTACAGCGATCCGAAGCAGCCTAAGCCAATGGCGCTGGTGTAG